In Drosophila gunungcola strain Sukarami chromosome X unlocalized genomic scaffold, Dgunungcola_SK_2 000056F, whole genome shotgun sequence, the following are encoded in one genomic region:
- the LOC128261112 gene encoding uncharacterized protein LOC128261112, whose translation MAYTIRLDWIRKILNSCGPTQCRLMHDAGKPRICNQGPLRRLMRQISNNSGTSTGGTIHTGNKLRNMERTKDSRFRVNTSPNANMVRIHPLVRGQDKKVRKPNQRLPSEISATLQRHSAQRRGEQLARSLRFQDTVDHPRPSSTMPLKILEIRERRRSPVGHPLRDRRMIDSMRTRNIERMVRESQARLLNKRVEELFEKQEEPPADKSERPEPKIKLKRQKTEAKAAVKLLNKAICLAHSNSGEVARVKNLKISRMQTKLETNGIDSSIVDRMSDVLHTSHAYHMRIRWARIQSRRQLQVSEPGKRNSLEVAANLIKEEQRRLDGLKAAKYQLKVVPKDESKLDNITRNIREPREVKTTDPAKSTDLDIKSLVVDPKPFLTKDPDTKGILSVNSCHNFSLHTVENTDIFSHISKLFFKKSDH comes from the exons ATGGCGTACACCATCAGGTTGGATTGGATAAGGAAAATCCTGAATTCATGCGGCCCCACACAATGCCGTCTAATGC ACGACGCTGGCAAGCCACGGATCTGCAATCAGGGACCTTTGAGGCGCCTGATGCGGCAGATCAGTAATAACTCGGGCACTTCCACCGGTGGCACCATTCACACTGGGAATAAACTCCGCAATATGGAAAGGACCAAGGACTCTCGCTTTAGGGTCAACACTTCCCCAAATG CTAATATGGTAAGGATTCACCCCTTGGTCCGAGGCCAGGACAAAAAGGTGAGGAAGCCAAACCAACGCCTGCCCTCCGAAATATCGGCCACCCTGCAGAGGCACAGTGCGCAGAGAAGAGGGGAGCAGCTGGCGAGGAGCCTGCGGTTCCAGGACACAGTTGACCATCCCAGGCCGAGCTCTACCATGCCGCTGAAGATCCTTGAGATCAGAGAACGGAGGCGCAGTCCGGTGGGACATCCGCTCAGGGATCGCAGGATGATCGATTCGATGAGGACCAGGAACATAGAAAGGATGGTGCGCGAATCGCAGGCCAGGCTGTTGAACAAACGAGTCGAGGAGCTCTTTGAAAAACAGGAGGAGCCACCAGCTGATAAGTCTGAAAGGCCCGAACCCAAGATCAAACTGAAACGACAGAAAACAGAGGCCAAGGCGGCGGTGAAACTGCTGAATAAAGCCATTTGCCTTGCTCATTCCAACAGTGGTGAGGTGGCCAGGGTGAAGAACTTAAAGATCTCCAGGATGCAGACCAAGCTGGAAACTAATGGTATAGATTCCTCCATCGTGGATCGCATGAGTGATGTCCTACACACCTCCCATGCCTACCACATGCGCATTCGCTGGGCCAGGATCCAGAGCCGCAGGCAATTGCAAGTATCGGAGCCCGGCAAAAGAAACTCCCTGGAAGTGGCCGCCAATCTCATCAAAGAGGAGCAGAGACGTCTGGACGGACTAAAAGCGGCAAAGTATCAACTGAAGGTGGTGCCGAAAGATGAATCAAAACTGGATAATATCACCAGAAATATAAGGGAGCCCAGGGAAGTTAAGACCACTGATCCAGCCAAATCAACGGATTTGGACATTAAATCCTTAGTTGTTGATCCCAAACCCTTTCTCACAAAAGACCCCGACACGAAGGGGATTCTGTCGGTTAATTCGTGTCACAATTTCTCACTGCATACCGTGGAAAATACTGACATCTTTTCTCACATATCAAAACTCTTCTTTAAAAAATCCGACCACTAA
- the LOC128261123 gene encoding putative gustatory receptor 10b, protein MRVRRLCRMALRSWMGLVLILGLSCHYFSPTRGRLVHSRLLQIYNWLTMVANIVLYFPYYFYALVYFAEGTFRRQSFVIMVCHGNVKLQLVALSIQTLWRLLCERQVCQVYNELSAITELELKCEEHSRFYHVVFLAKMHNFLHNFNFGLSVLLVSGMRTFGMSDVLSIVYFIYNCLARNAVQVTYVLLLLELSEALRLNGQQQPESYGQLKEQLRREERLMELVRRVHRFFAWMVAVTLFYELYFNTATIYLGYSFVIQRNDALGLHLHALKILLTVLCFVVKLSDVLLLQIVCEHLLGQQNHLCATPKVQAKAAQRQWEMSVFRRAIRRASPENKVLGMFSMDMRCAFALISCSLSYGIIIIQIGYVRG, encoded by the exons ATGCGAGTCCGCAGGTTGTGCCGGATGGCCCTGCGCTCCTGGATGGGATTGGTCCTCATCCTGGGACTGTCCTGCCACTATTTTAGTCCCACGCGTGGGCGCCTGGTCCACTCGCGACTTCTGCAGATCTACAACTGGCTGACAATGGTCGCCAACATTGTACTGTATTTCCCCTACTATTTTTACGCTCTGGTTTATTTTGCGGAGGGCACATTTAGGCGGCAGTCATTCGTGATTATG GTCTGCCATGGCAACGTAAAACTTCAACTCGTGGCGCTGTCGATCCAAACATTATGGAGACTTCTATGCGAGCGACAGGTGTGCCAGGTGTACAACGAATTGTCAGCGATTACTGAGTTGGAGCTGAAGTGCGAGGAGCACAGTCGCTTCTACCACGTGGTGTTTCTGGCCAAGATGCACAATTTTCTGCACAACTTTAACTTCGGTCTGAGTGTGCTGCTCGTTTCGGGCATGCGAACGTTCGGAATGTCTGACGTTCTGTCCATCGTGTACTTCATCTACAACTGTCTGGCCAGAAACGCCGTCCAGGTCACCTATGTCCTCCTGCTCCTTGAGCTGAGTGAGGCACTGCGTCTGAATGGCCAACAGCAGCCGGAATCCTATGGCCAACTCAAGGAGCAGTTGCGACGGGAAGAGCGTCTGATGGAACTTGTGCGCCGAGTGCATCGATTTTTCGCCTGGATGGTGGCGGTCACTTTGTTCTACGAGCTGTACTTCAACACGGCCACCATTTACCTGGGCTATTCCTTCGTCATTCAGCGCAACGATGCCTTGGGCCTGCACTTGCACGCATTGAAGATCCTGCTGACAGTCCTCTGCTTTGTGGTCAAGCTATCGGAcgtcctgctcctccagatcGTCTGCGAACACCTGCTCGGGCAGCAAAACCATCTGTGCGCCACTCCAAAGGTCCAAGCCAAGGCAGCTCAGAGACAG TGGGAAATGTCTGTTTTCAGACGAGCCATTAGACGAGCTTCGCCGGAGAACAAAGTGCTGGGTATGTTTAGCATGGATATGCGGTGTGCCTTCGCCCTGATTAGCTGCAGTTTGTCCTatggcatcatcatcattcAAATTGGATACGTTCGTGGTTGA
- the LOC128261111 gene encoding gustatory receptor 10a isoform X4, which yields MVFISSSVPTCHPCLKCSRRSFDPFSSPTKLSPVQLYSLEQRMREVIMRQNAIIELTKIFRERYTIITLAHFVSAAMVIGFSMVNLLTAGGNSLGALLYVAYTVAALSQLLVYCYGGTLVAESSVELCRVMSSCPWQLFKPPQRRLVQLMLLRSQRPISMAVPFFSPSLASFAALAAESGPGMTSPDERSFWERHEFKFYQYGHVYALIYGQVVIDYVPQRALRRGIKVLLILYGHLFSLLLIVVLPAYFCYHFGTLTDTLDRRLQLLFYVGFANTAIKYATVIVTYVANTVHFEAINQKCTLQRMHLEREFKNAPQEPKKPFEFLMYFKFCLINLMMMIQVCAIFAQYGEKGSASQVRVHFAVYAFVLWNYTENMADYCYWINASVLKYYRQFNLQLDSLREEMDGLRPGRGMLLHRCCELSDRLEVLRRRCREIHDLQRESFRMHQFQLIGLMLSTLINNLTNFYTLFHMLAKQSLEEVSYPVVVGSVYATGFYIDTYIVTLVNEHIKLELENVALTMRRFAEPPARDERLTREIEHLSLELLNYQPPMLCGILHLDRRLVYLIAVTAFSYFITLVQFDLLLRKKS from the exons ATGGTTTTTATTTCGAGTTCTGTGCCCACTTGTCATCCCTGTTTGAAGTGCTCCAGGCGGAGCTTCGATCCATTTTCAAGCCCTACGAAG CTTTCGCCGGTGCAGCTTTATAGTCTGGAGCAGCGAATGCGGGAAGTCATCATGAGGCAGAATGCGATTATCGAGCTGACCAAGATTTTCCGGGAGCGTTATACCATTATTACATTGGCCCATTTTGTGTCCGCTGCCATGGTGATTGGCTTCAGCATGGTCAATCTTCTGACAGCAGGAGGCAATAGTCTGGGAGCCCTGCTCTATGTGGCCTATACGGTGGCCGCCTTGAGTCAACTGCTGGTCTATTGCTATGGCGGCACTCTTGTGGCCGAAAGT AGTGTGGAGCTGTGCCGAGTGATGAGCTCTTGTCCCTGGCAATTGTTTAAGCCTCCACAGCGGCGCCTCGTTCAACTAATGCTCCTGCGATCTCAACGACCCATATCCATGGCAGTGCCTTTCTTTTCCCCTTCACTGGCCTCCTTTGCTGCG TTGGCTGCAGAAAGCGGACCCGGAATGACATCGCCAGATGAGCGGAGTTTCTGGGAGCGGCACGAGTTCAAGTTCTACCAGTACGGCCATGTGTACGCCCTGATCTATGGCCAGGTGGTGATCGACTATGTGCCCCAGAGGGCGTTGAGGCGTGGCATTAAGGTCCTTCTCATTCTGTATGGCCACCTGTTTAGTTTGCTGTTGATTGTGGTACTGCCTGCATACTTTTGCTATCACTTTGGCACCCTAACCGATACTTTGGACCGGCGTTTGCAACTGCTCTTCTATGTGGGTTTCGCCAATACGGCCATTAAGTATGCCACCGTGATAGTGACCTATGTGGCCAATACCGTGCACTTTGAGGCCATCAACCAGAAGTGCACCCTGCAGAGGATGCATCTGGAGCGGGAGTTCAAGAATGCGCCGCAAGAACCAAAGAAACCCTTCGAGTTTCTCATGTACTTCAAGTTCTGCCTAATCAatctgatgatgatgatccAGGTGTGCGCCATTTTTGCCCAATACGGCGAGAAGGGTTCGGCTAGCCAGGTGCGAGTCCACTTCGCCGTCTACGCCTTTGTGCTGTGGAACTACACGGAGAACATGGCGGACTATTGCTACTGGATCAACGCCTCGGTGCTGAAGTACTACAGGCAGTTCAACCTCCAGTTGGATTCGCTGCGCGAGGAGATGGATGGGCTGAGGCCCGGCCGCGGAATGCTCCTGCATCGCTGCTGTGAGCTAAGCGATCGGCTGGAGGTGCTGCGTCGAAGGTGCCGCGAGATCCACGACCTGCAGAGGGAGAGCTTTCGCATGCACCAGTTCCAGCTGATCGGCCTCATGCTGAGCACCCTCATCAACAACCTGACCAACTTCTACACCCTGTTCCACATGCTGGCCAAGCAGTCGCTGGAGGAGGTCAGCTACCCGGTGGTCGTGGGCTCCGTCTACGCCACCGGCTTCTATATAGACACCTACATCGTGACTTTGGTCAATGAGCACATcaagctggagctggagaacGTAGCCCTGACCATGCGGCGGTTCGCCGAGCCACCGGCCAGGGACGAGCGACTCACCAGGGAG ATAGAACACCTTTCGCTGGAGCTACTCAACTACCAGCCACCAATGCTCTGTGGAATTTTGCACCTGGATCGCCGATTGGTCTACCTCATCGCTGTTACCGCATTTTCATACTTCATAACTCTGGTGCAGTTCGATCTCCTTCTGCGCAAGAAGTCCTAG
- the LOC128261111 gene encoding gustatory receptor 10a isoform X3, with amino-acid sequence MPTVLMRSPFFPLTYVFIAYTGYVTVFMFGGCDGFYFEFCAHLSSLFEVLQAELRSIFKPYEDYLELSPVQLYSLEQRMREVIMRQNAIIELTKIFRERYTIITLAHFVSAAMVIGFSMVNLLTAGGNSLGALLYVAYTVAALSQLLVYCYGGTLVAESSVELCRVMSSCPWQLFKPPQRRLVQLMLLRSQRPISMAVPFFSPSLASFAALAAESGPGMTSPDERSFWERHEFKFYQYGHVYALIYGQVVIDYVPQRALRRGIKVLLILYGHLFSLLLIVVLPAYFCYHFGTLTDTLDRRLQLLFYVGFANTAIKYATVIVTYVANTVHFEAINQKCTLQRMHLEREFKNAPQEPKKPFEFLMYFKFCLINLMMMIQVCAIFAQYGEKGSASQVRVHFAVYAFVLWNYTENMADYCYWINASVLKYYRQFNLQLDSLREEMDGLRPGRGMLLHRCCELSDRLEVLRRRCREIHDLQRESFRMHQFQLIGLMLSTLINNLTNFYTLFHMLAKQSLEEVSYPVVVGSVYATGFYIDTYIVTLVNEHIKLELENVALTMRRFAEPPARDERLTREIEHLSLELLNYQPPMLCGILHLDRRLVYLIAVTAFSYFITLVQFDLLLRKKS; translated from the exons ATGCCCACGGTTCTAATGAGATCTCCATTCTTCCCCCTGACCTACGTTTTCATTGCCTATACGGGCTATGTGACCGTATTTATGTTCGGAGGCTGCGATGGTTTTTATTTCGAGTTCTGTGCCCACTTGTCATCCCTGTTTGAAGTGCTCCAGGCGGAGCTTCGATCCATTTTCAAGCCCTACGAAG ATTATTTGGAGCTTTCGCCGGTGCAGCTTTATAGTCTGGAGCAGCGAATGCGGGAAGTCATCATGAGGCAGAATGCGATTATCGAGCTGACCAAGATTTTCCGGGAGCGTTATACCATTATTACATTGGCCCATTTTGTGTCCGCTGCCATGGTGATTGGCTTCAGCATGGTCAATCTTCTGACAGCAGGAGGCAATAGTCTGGGAGCCCTGCTCTATGTGGCCTATACGGTGGCCGCCTTGAGTCAACTGCTGGTCTATTGCTATGGCGGCACTCTTGTGGCCGAAAGT AGTGTGGAGCTGTGCCGAGTGATGAGCTCTTGTCCCTGGCAATTGTTTAAGCCTCCACAGCGGCGCCTCGTTCAACTAATGCTCCTGCGATCTCAACGACCCATATCCATGGCAGTGCCTTTCTTTTCCCCTTCACTGGCCTCCTTTGCTGCG TTGGCTGCAGAAAGCGGACCCGGAATGACATCGCCAGATGAGCGGAGTTTCTGGGAGCGGCACGAGTTCAAGTTCTACCAGTACGGCCATGTGTACGCCCTGATCTATGGCCAGGTGGTGATCGACTATGTGCCCCAGAGGGCGTTGAGGCGTGGCATTAAGGTCCTTCTCATTCTGTATGGCCACCTGTTTAGTTTGCTGTTGATTGTGGTACTGCCTGCATACTTTTGCTATCACTTTGGCACCCTAACCGATACTTTGGACCGGCGTTTGCAACTGCTCTTCTATGTGGGTTTCGCCAATACGGCCATTAAGTATGCCACCGTGATAGTGACCTATGTGGCCAATACCGTGCACTTTGAGGCCATCAACCAGAAGTGCACCCTGCAGAGGATGCATCTGGAGCGGGAGTTCAAGAATGCGCCGCAAGAACCAAAGAAACCCTTCGAGTTTCTCATGTACTTCAAGTTCTGCCTAATCAatctgatgatgatgatccAGGTGTGCGCCATTTTTGCCCAATACGGCGAGAAGGGTTCGGCTAGCCAGGTGCGAGTCCACTTCGCCGTCTACGCCTTTGTGCTGTGGAACTACACGGAGAACATGGCGGACTATTGCTACTGGATCAACGCCTCGGTGCTGAAGTACTACAGGCAGTTCAACCTCCAGTTGGATTCGCTGCGCGAGGAGATGGATGGGCTGAGGCCCGGCCGCGGAATGCTCCTGCATCGCTGCTGTGAGCTAAGCGATCGGCTGGAGGTGCTGCGTCGAAGGTGCCGCGAGATCCACGACCTGCAGAGGGAGAGCTTTCGCATGCACCAGTTCCAGCTGATCGGCCTCATGCTGAGCACCCTCATCAACAACCTGACCAACTTCTACACCCTGTTCCACATGCTGGCCAAGCAGTCGCTGGAGGAGGTCAGCTACCCGGTGGTCGTGGGCTCCGTCTACGCCACCGGCTTCTATATAGACACCTACATCGTGACTTTGGTCAATGAGCACATcaagctggagctggagaacGTAGCCCTGACCATGCGGCGGTTCGCCGAGCCACCGGCCAGGGACGAGCGACTCACCAGGGAG ATAGAACACCTTTCGCTGGAGCTACTCAACTACCAGCCACCAATGCTCTGTGGAATTTTGCACCTGGATCGCCGATTGGTCTACCTCATCGCTGTTACCGCATTTTCATACTTCATAACTCTGGTGCAGTTCGATCTCCTTCTGCGCAAGAAGTCCTAG
- the LOC128261111 gene encoding gustatory receptor 10a isoform X2 — MGYWPGDTGDRLPRRSIVHFVILSIGVITEWHAGLRFLDQQQITLALETLCPAGTSAVTLLKMFLMLRYRRDLSTMSNRLRCLLFDLKSERSDQQDIRLSQSVKAARINFWPLSTGFFTCTTYNLKPLLIALVLYLQDRFDGFVWFTPFNMTMPTVLMRSPFFPLTYVFIAYTGYVTVFMFGGCDGFYFEFCAHLSSLFEVLQAELRSIFKPYEDYLELSPVQLYSLEQRMREVIMRQNAIIELTKIFRERYTIITLAHFVSAAMVIGFSMVNLLTAGGNSLGALLYVAYTVAALSQLLVYCYGGTLVAESSVELCRVMSSCPWQLFKPPQRRLVQLMLLRSQRPISMAVPFFSPSLASFAALAAESGPGMTSPDERSFWERHEFKFYQYGHVYALIYGQVVIDYVPQRALRRGIKVLLILYGHLFSLLLIVVLPAYFCYHFGTLTDTLDRRLQLLFYVGFANTAIKYATVIVTYVANTVHFEAINQKCTLQRMHLEREFKNAPQEPKKPFEFLMYFKFCLINLMMMIQVCAIFAQYGEKGSASQVRVHFAVYAFVLWNYTENMADYCYWINASVLKYYRQFNLQLDSLREEMDGLRPGRGMLLHRCCELSDRLEVLRRRCREIHDLQRESFRMHQFQLIGLMLSTLINNLTNFYTLFHMLAKQSLEEVSYPVVVGSVYATGFYIDTYIVTLVNEHIKLELENVALTMRRFAEPPARDERLTREIEHLSLELLNYQPPMLCGILHLDRRLVYLIAVTAFSYFITLVQFDLLLRKKS, encoded by the exons ATGGGCTATTGGCCCGGAGACACCGGTGATCGTCTGCCCCGGAGATCCATTGTCCACTTTGTGATCCTGTCGATTGGCGTCATCACCGAATGGCATGCAGGACTGCGGTTCCTGGACCAGCAGCAGATAACCCTGGCCCTGGAGACCCTCTGTCCAGCGGGAACTTCGGCGGTCACGCTCCTCAAGATGTTTCTCATGCTGCGCTACCGCCGGGATCTGTCGACCATGTCGAATCGCCTGAGGTGCCTCCTCTTCGACCTGAAGTCGGAGCGATCCGATCAGCAGGACATCCgactgagccagtcggtcaAGGCGGCCCGCATCAACTTCTGGCCCCTGTCCACCGGATTCTTCACCTGCACCACCTACAACCTGAAGCCACTGCTGATCGCCTTGGTCCTGTATCTCCAGGATCGCTTCGACGGATTCGTCTGGTTCACCCCCTTCAATATGAC AATGCCCACGGTTCTAATGAGATCTCCATTCTTCCCCCTGACCTACGTTTTCATTGCCTATACGGGCTATGTGACCGTATTTATGTTCGGAGGCTGCGATGGTTTTTATTTCGAGTTCTGTGCCCACTTGTCATCCCTGTTTGAAGTGCTCCAGGCGGAGCTTCGATCCATTTTCAAGCCCTACGAAG ATTATTTGGAGCTTTCGCCGGTGCAGCTTTATAGTCTGGAGCAGCGAATGCGGGAAGTCATCATGAGGCAGAATGCGATTATCGAGCTGACCAAGATTTTCCGGGAGCGTTATACCATTATTACATTGGCCCATTTTGTGTCCGCTGCCATGGTGATTGGCTTCAGCATGGTCAATCTTCTGACAGCAGGAGGCAATAGTCTGGGAGCCCTGCTCTATGTGGCCTATACGGTGGCCGCCTTGAGTCAACTGCTGGTCTATTGCTATGGCGGCACTCTTGTGGCCGAAAGT AGTGTGGAGCTGTGCCGAGTGATGAGCTCTTGTCCCTGGCAATTGTTTAAGCCTCCACAGCGGCGCCTCGTTCAACTAATGCTCCTGCGATCTCAACGACCCATATCCATGGCAGTGCCTTTCTTTTCCCCTTCACTGGCCTCCTTTGCTGCG TTGGCTGCAGAAAGCGGACCCGGAATGACATCGCCAGATGAGCGGAGTTTCTGGGAGCGGCACGAGTTCAAGTTCTACCAGTACGGCCATGTGTACGCCCTGATCTATGGCCAGGTGGTGATCGACTATGTGCCCCAGAGGGCGTTGAGGCGTGGCATTAAGGTCCTTCTCATTCTGTATGGCCACCTGTTTAGTTTGCTGTTGATTGTGGTACTGCCTGCATACTTTTGCTATCACTTTGGCACCCTAACCGATACTTTGGACCGGCGTTTGCAACTGCTCTTCTATGTGGGTTTCGCCAATACGGCCATTAAGTATGCCACCGTGATAGTGACCTATGTGGCCAATACCGTGCACTTTGAGGCCATCAACCAGAAGTGCACCCTGCAGAGGATGCATCTGGAGCGGGAGTTCAAGAATGCGCCGCAAGAACCAAAGAAACCCTTCGAGTTTCTCATGTACTTCAAGTTCTGCCTAATCAatctgatgatgatgatccAGGTGTGCGCCATTTTTGCCCAATACGGCGAGAAGGGTTCGGCTAGCCAGGTGCGAGTCCACTTCGCCGTCTACGCCTTTGTGCTGTGGAACTACACGGAGAACATGGCGGACTATTGCTACTGGATCAACGCCTCGGTGCTGAAGTACTACAGGCAGTTCAACCTCCAGTTGGATTCGCTGCGCGAGGAGATGGATGGGCTGAGGCCCGGCCGCGGAATGCTCCTGCATCGCTGCTGTGAGCTAAGCGATCGGCTGGAGGTGCTGCGTCGAAGGTGCCGCGAGATCCACGACCTGCAGAGGGAGAGCTTTCGCATGCACCAGTTCCAGCTGATCGGCCTCATGCTGAGCACCCTCATCAACAACCTGACCAACTTCTACACCCTGTTCCACATGCTGGCCAAGCAGTCGCTGGAGGAGGTCAGCTACCCGGTGGTCGTGGGCTCCGTCTACGCCACCGGCTTCTATATAGACACCTACATCGTGACTTTGGTCAATGAGCACATcaagctggagctggagaacGTAGCCCTGACCATGCGGCGGTTCGCCGAGCCACCGGCCAGGGACGAGCGACTCACCAGGGAG ATAGAACACCTTTCGCTGGAGCTACTCAACTACCAGCCACCAATGCTCTGTGGAATTTTGCACCTGGATCGCCGATTGGTCTACCTCATCGCTGTTACCGCATTTTCATACTTCATAACTCTGGTGCAGTTCGATCTCCTTCTGCGCAAGAAGTCCTAG
- the LOC128261111 gene encoding gustatory receptor 10a isoform X1 → MVKWFRFLKRDQQLSVYFFAVPRLSLDIMGYWPGDTGDRLPRRSIVHFVILSIGVITEWHAGLRFLDQQQITLALETLCPAGTSAVTLLKMFLMLRYRRDLSTMSNRLRCLLFDLKSERSDQQDIRLSQSVKAARINFWPLSTGFFTCTTYNLKPLLIALVLYLQDRFDGFVWFTPFNMTMPTVLMRSPFFPLTYVFIAYTGYVTVFMFGGCDGFYFEFCAHLSSLFEVLQAELRSIFKPYEDYLELSPVQLYSLEQRMREVIMRQNAIIELTKIFRERYTIITLAHFVSAAMVIGFSMVNLLTAGGNSLGALLYVAYTVAALSQLLVYCYGGTLVAESSVELCRVMSSCPWQLFKPPQRRLVQLMLLRSQRPISMAVPFFSPSLASFAALAAESGPGMTSPDERSFWERHEFKFYQYGHVYALIYGQVVIDYVPQRALRRGIKVLLILYGHLFSLLLIVVLPAYFCYHFGTLTDTLDRRLQLLFYVGFANTAIKYATVIVTYVANTVHFEAINQKCTLQRMHLEREFKNAPQEPKKPFEFLMYFKFCLINLMMMIQVCAIFAQYGEKGSASQVRVHFAVYAFVLWNYTENMADYCYWINASVLKYYRQFNLQLDSLREEMDGLRPGRGMLLHRCCELSDRLEVLRRRCREIHDLQRESFRMHQFQLIGLMLSTLINNLTNFYTLFHMLAKQSLEEVSYPVVVGSVYATGFYIDTYIVTLVNEHIKLELENVALTMRRFAEPPARDERLTREIEHLSLELLNYQPPMLCGILHLDRRLVYLIAVTAFSYFITLVQFDLLLRKKS, encoded by the exons ATGGTCAAGTGGTTTCGGTTCCTCAAGCGCGACCAGCAGCTGTCCGTGTATTTCTTTGCAGTGCCCCGTCTCAGCCTGGACATAATGGGCTATTGGCCCGGAGACACCGGTGATCGTCTGCCCCGGAGATCCATTGTCCACTTTGTGATCCTGTCGATTGGCGTCATCACCGAATGGCATGCAGGACTGCGGTTCCTGGACCAGCAGCAGATAACCCTGGCCCTGGAGACCCTCTGTCCAGCGGGAACTTCGGCGGTCACGCTCCTCAAGATGTTTCTCATGCTGCGCTACCGCCGGGATCTGTCGACCATGTCGAATCGCCTGAGGTGCCTCCTCTTCGACCTGAAGTCGGAGCGATCCGATCAGCAGGACATCCgactgagccagtcggtcaAGGCGGCCCGCATCAACTTCTGGCCCCTGTCCACCGGATTCTTCACCTGCACCACCTACAACCTGAAGCCACTGCTGATCGCCTTGGTCCTGTATCTCCAGGATCGCTTCGACGGATTCGTCTGGTTCACCCCCTTCAATATGAC AATGCCCACGGTTCTAATGAGATCTCCATTCTTCCCCCTGACCTACGTTTTCATTGCCTATACGGGCTATGTGACCGTATTTATGTTCGGAGGCTGCGATGGTTTTTATTTCGAGTTCTGTGCCCACTTGTCATCCCTGTTTGAAGTGCTCCAGGCGGAGCTTCGATCCATTTTCAAGCCCTACGAAG ATTATTTGGAGCTTTCGCCGGTGCAGCTTTATAGTCTGGAGCAGCGAATGCGGGAAGTCATCATGAGGCAGAATGCGATTATCGAGCTGACCAAGATTTTCCGGGAGCGTTATACCATTATTACATTGGCCCATTTTGTGTCCGCTGCCATGGTGATTGGCTTCAGCATGGTCAATCTTCTGACAGCAGGAGGCAATAGTCTGGGAGCCCTGCTCTATGTGGCCTATACGGTGGCCGCCTTGAGTCAACTGCTGGTCTATTGCTATGGCGGCACTCTTGTGGCCGAAAGT AGTGTGGAGCTGTGCCGAGTGATGAGCTCTTGTCCCTGGCAATTGTTTAAGCCTCCACAGCGGCGCCTCGTTCAACTAATGCTCCTGCGATCTCAACGACCCATATCCATGGCAGTGCCTTTCTTTTCCCCTTCACTGGCCTCCTTTGCTGCG TTGGCTGCAGAAAGCGGACCCGGAATGACATCGCCAGATGAGCGGAGTTTCTGGGAGCGGCACGAGTTCAAGTTCTACCAGTACGGCCATGTGTACGCCCTGATCTATGGCCAGGTGGTGATCGACTATGTGCCCCAGAGGGCGTTGAGGCGTGGCATTAAGGTCCTTCTCATTCTGTATGGCCACCTGTTTAGTTTGCTGTTGATTGTGGTACTGCCTGCATACTTTTGCTATCACTTTGGCACCCTAACCGATACTTTGGACCGGCGTTTGCAACTGCTCTTCTATGTGGGTTTCGCCAATACGGCCATTAAGTATGCCACCGTGATAGTGACCTATGTGGCCAATACCGTGCACTTTGAGGCCATCAACCAGAAGTGCACCCTGCAGAGGATGCATCTGGAGCGGGAGTTCAAGAATGCGCCGCAAGAACCAAAGAAACCCTTCGAGTTTCTCATGTACTTCAAGTTCTGCCTAATCAatctgatgatgatgatccAGGTGTGCGCCATTTTTGCCCAATACGGCGAGAAGGGTTCGGCTAGCCAGGTGCGAGTCCACTTCGCCGTCTACGCCTTTGTGCTGTGGAACTACACGGAGAACATGGCGGACTATTGCTACTGGATCAACGCCTCGGTGCTGAAGTACTACAGGCAGTTCAACCTCCAGTTGGATTCGCTGCGCGAGGAGATGGATGGGCTGAGGCCCGGCCGCGGAATGCTCCTGCATCGCTGCTGTGAGCTAAGCGATCGGCTGGAGGTGCTGCGTCGAAGGTGCCGCGAGATCCACGACCTGCAGAGGGAGAGCTTTCGCATGCACCAGTTCCAGCTGATCGGCCTCATGCTGAGCACCCTCATCAACAACCTGACCAACTTCTACACCCTGTTCCACATGCTGGCCAAGCAGTCGCTGGAGGAGGTCAGCTACCCGGTGGTCGTGGGCTCCGTCTACGCCACCGGCTTCTATATAGACACCTACATCGTGACTTTGGTCAATGAGCACATcaagctggagctggagaacGTAGCCCTGACCATGCGGCGGTTCGCCGAGCCACCGGCCAGGGACGAGCGACTCACCAGGGAG ATAGAACACCTTTCGCTGGAGCTACTCAACTACCAGCCACCAATGCTCTGTGGAATTTTGCACCTGGATCGCCGATTGGTCTACCTCATCGCTGTTACCGCATTTTCATACTTCATAACTCTGGTGCAGTTCGATCTCCTTCTGCGCAAGAAGTCCTAG